A section of the Tenrec ecaudatus isolate mTenEca1 chromosome 10, mTenEca1.hap1, whole genome shotgun sequence genome encodes:
- the UCK1 gene encoding uridine-cytidine kinase 1 isoform X1, translating to MASAGGGESAAAAPEADRPHQRPFLIGVSGGTASGKSTVCEKIMELLGQNEVDHRQRKLVILSQDRFYKVLTAEQKAKALKGQYNFDHPDAFDNDLMHQTLKSIVEGKTVEVPTYDFVTHSRLLETAVVYPADVVLFEGILVFYSQEIRDMFHLRLFVDTDSDVRLSRRVLRDVQRGRDLEQILTQYTTFVKPAFEEFCLPTKKYADVIIPRGVDNMVAINLIVQHIQDILNGDICKWHRAGSNGRSCKRTFSEPGDHPGVLTSGKRSHLESSSRPH from the exons ATGGCCTCGGCTGGAGGAGGCGAGAGTGCGGCCGCCGCGCCGGAAGCCGACCGGCCTCACCAACGGCCCTTCCTGATCGGGGTGAGCGGCGGCACAGCGAGCGGGAAG TCGACCGTGTGCGAGAAGATCATGGAGTTGCTGGGGCAGAATGAAGTGGACCACCGGCAGCGGAAGTTGGTCATCTTAAGCCAAGACAGGTTCTATAAGGTCCTGACTGCCGAACAGAAGGCCAAGGCCTTGAAGGGACAGTACAATTTTGACCACCCAG ATGCATTTGATAACGACTTGATGCACCAGACTCTGAAAAGCATCGTAGAGGGCAAAACTGTGGAGGTCCCCACCTATGATTTTGTGACCCACTCCAG GTTACTGGAGACGGCGGTGGTGTACCCAGCCGATGTGGTTCTCTTTGAAGGCATTCTGGTCTTCTACAGCCAGGAGATACGGGACATGTTCCACCTGCGCCTCTTTGTGGACACCGACTCGGATGTGCGGCTGTCCCGACGAG TTCTTCGGGATGTGCAGCGGGGGAGAGACCTGGAGCAGATTCTGACCCAGTACACCACCTTTGTCAAGCCAGCCTTTGAGGAGTTCTGCCTGCCG ACGAAGAAATACGCGGATGTGATCATCCCGCGAGGGGTGGACAACATGG TTGCCATCAACCTGATTGTGCAGCACATCCAGGACATCCTGAATGGTGACATCTGCAAGTGGCACCGAGCAGGGTCCAACGGGCGGAGCTGCAAGAGGACATTTTCTGAGCCTGGGGACCACCCTGGGGTGCTAACCTCTGGCAAACGGTCCCACTTGGAGTCCAGCAGCAGACCCCACTGA
- the UCK1 gene encoding uridine-cytidine kinase 1 isoform X2, producing the protein MASAGGGESAAAAPEADRPHQRPFLIGVSGGTASGKSTVCEKIMELLGQNEVDHRQRKLVILSQDRFYKVLTAEQKAKALKGQYNFDHPDAFDNDLMHQTLKSIVEGKTVEVPTYDFVTHSRLLETAVVYPADVVLFEGILVFYSQEIRDMFHLRLFVDTDSDVRLSRRDEEIRGCDHPARGGQHGCHQPDCAAHPGHPEW; encoded by the exons ATGGCCTCGGCTGGAGGAGGCGAGAGTGCGGCCGCCGCGCCGGAAGCCGACCGGCCTCACCAACGGCCCTTCCTGATCGGGGTGAGCGGCGGCACAGCGAGCGGGAAG TCGACCGTGTGCGAGAAGATCATGGAGTTGCTGGGGCAGAATGAAGTGGACCACCGGCAGCGGAAGTTGGTCATCTTAAGCCAAGACAGGTTCTATAAGGTCCTGACTGCCGAACAGAAGGCCAAGGCCTTGAAGGGACAGTACAATTTTGACCACCCAG ATGCATTTGATAACGACTTGATGCACCAGACTCTGAAAAGCATCGTAGAGGGCAAAACTGTGGAGGTCCCCACCTATGATTTTGTGACCCACTCCAG GTTACTGGAGACGGCGGTGGTGTACCCAGCCGATGTGGTTCTCTTTGAAGGCATTCTGGTCTTCTACAGCCAGGAGATACGGGACATGTTCCACCTGCGCCTCTTTGTGGACACCGACTCGGATGTGCGGCTGTCCCGACGAG ACGAAGAAATACGCGGATGTGATCATCCCGCGAGGGGTGGACAACATGG TTGCCATCAACCTGATTGTGCAGCACATCCAGGACATCCTGAATGGTGA